From a single Aspergillus puulaauensis MK2 DNA, chromosome 2, nearly complete sequence genomic region:
- a CDS encoding uncharacterized protein (COG:S;~EggNog:ENOG410PRMR;~TransMembrane:1 (o25-43i)), translated as MSTDTPQTPSQTSTPPNRDADFQRFKNYAAISFLVAAPVLMALPPRKLDHLTVLLTGAFCASANHMTRERTGRSILERLGDRVSSSSTHNPNPSFLGSGDLPSDKAREIQAKVRAAREARMQEENVGREEMERLKAQKEQDRSVLDRFWNGNEKGGWKERRLREEQKALDEGRGYGDLIKDHIWEVWTWGEKKGEEEEEDE; from the coding sequence ATGTCGACCGATACGCCCCAAACACCCAGCCAAACAAGCACCCCCCCAAACCGCGACGCCGACTTCCAGCGCTTCAAAAACTAcgccgcaatctccttcctcgtcgccgcaCCGGTCCTAATGGCCCTCCCACCCCGCAAGCTAGACCACCTGACCGTCCTCTTAACCGGCGCGTTCTGCGCATCCGCAAACCACATGACCCGCGAGCGCACAGGGCGCAGTATACTAGAGCGCCTTGGGGACCGGGTATCGAGTTCGAGTACGCATAATCCCAACCCTTCTTTCCTGGGGAGTGGGGATTTGCCGTCGGATAAGGCGAGGGAGATCCAGGCGAAGGTGCGTGCTGCGCGGGAGGCGAGGATGCAGGAGGAGAATGttgggagggaggagatggagcggTTGAAGGCGCAGAAGGAGCAGGATCGGAGTGTGTTGGATAGGTTTTGGAACGGGAATGAGAAGGGTgggtggaaggagaggaggttaCGGGAGGAGCAGAAGGCGTTGGATGAGGGGAGGGGGTATGGGGATTTGATCAAGGACCATATTTGGGAGGTTTGGACTtggggggagaagaagggggaggaggaggaggaggatgaatgA
- a CDS encoding aspartate/glutamate racemase family protein (COG:E;~EggNog:ENOG410PSA3;~InterPro:IPR001920,IPR015942,IPR033134,IPR004380;~PFAM:PF01177;~go_function: GO:0016855 - racemase and epimerase activity, acting on amino acids and derivatives [Evidence IEA];~go_function: GO:0036361 - racemase activity, acting on amino acids and derivatives [Evidence IEA];~go_function: GO:0047661 - amino-acid racemase activity [Evidence IEA];~go_process: GO:0006807 - nitrogen compound metabolic process [Evidence IEA]), which yields MKTIGIIGGIAWPSTLVYYKTINEYFKTRTKTNGLHTPNLILTQTDFALIERAQTQGDWDEVGRLLTIEAAKLKRAGADFLLLAYNTEHTADAYITRHAQLPMLHIVDAAAQRVVARGVTTVGLLGSRYTMTGSYFVGRLEEKYGLKVLVAEGEHEMNVHNALYQELAKNVFLPETRARLRAAIAHLVQHGAQAVILGCTEFGMLVGQEDSAVPVIDTSIVHAEAAVEVALDGDTVIPE from the coding sequence ATGAAAACAATCGGCATAATCGGCGGAATCGCCTGGCCCAGCACCCTAGTCTACTACAAAACCATAAACGAATACTTCAAGACACGAACAAAGACCAACGGCCTGCACACGCCAAATCTCATCCTCACGCAGACAGACTTCGCCCTTATCGAACGCGCCCAGACACAAGGGGACTGGGACGAAGTCGGCCGTCTACTCACGATCGAGGCAGCAAAGCTTAAACGGGCCGGTGCGGACTTCCTTCTCTTAGCGTACAATACTGAACATACGGCGGATGCATATATCACCCGGCATGCGCAGTTGCCTATGCTTCATATTGTTGATGCGGCGGCGCAGCGCGTCGTTGCTAGGGGCGTTACCACGGTTGGATTGTTGGGGAGTCGGTATACCATGACTGGGTCTTACTTTGTAGGaaggctggaggagaaatacgGGCTTAAGGTATTGGTTGCGGAAGGGGAGCATGAGATGAATGTCCACAATGCGCTTTATCAGGAGCTTGCGAAGAATGTCTTTCTTCCCGAAACACGGGCTAGGTTAAGAGCTGCTATTGCGCATTTGGTTCAGCATGGTGCGCAGGCTGTTATCCTAGGGTGTACGGAGTTTGGGATGTTGGTGGGCCAGGAGGATAGTGCTGTGCCTGTTATTGATACCAGTATAGTCCACGCTGAAGCGGCGGTTGAGGTTGCACTGGACGGTGATACAGTTATACCAGAATGA
- a CDS encoding uncharacterized protein (COG:S;~EggNog:ENOG410PWX6): MPSKPEWILAPADIQPNTTITLGKLIVNPLTPEGPPYLDPALPIPPGATTEFNYPWTREVSHERSGMVGLFGSFMANVGLGGDVSAQFDRQHKSRVEVARLQTVKFEPGDEYLEKTLNGKLNLRYLKESGFRKSIYVVTGVKVAYGGKTTVSKGRGTGGEGNLGISPGVPGLELGPKAGLSWKNEESEEIGEPIDFVYAFRLNKVRYSRRRERFVQKYTKGIVFSQPISFDPRNVAEPEVVPEVVPVQSEYEIEDEGVELLRLEEISQDEFGITGQEVLDEGGEACTLLAP, from the coding sequence ATGCCTAGCAAGCCAGAATGGATCCTCGCCCCGGCCGACATACAACCCAACACAACAATAACACTCGGCAAACTAATCGTCAACCCCCTCACCCCAGAAGGTCCACCATATCTCGACCCCGCGCTGCCCATCCCGCCCGGCGCCACAACCGAATTCAACTACCCCTGGACGCGTGAGGTCTCGCATGAGCGCTCGGGCATGGTCGGGCTGTTTGGGTCATTCATGGCAAACGTCGGTCTTGGCGGGGATGTGAGCGCCCAGTTTGACCGGCAGCACAAGTCGCGTGTTGAAGTTGCCAGACTCCAGACGGTGAAGTTTGAGCCTGGGGACGAGTATCTGGAGAAGACGCTGAATGGGAAGCTGAATTTGAGGTATTTGAAAGAGTCGGGGTTTAGGAAGTCGATCTATGTTGTTACTGGGGTGAAGGTTGCGTATGGGGGGAAGACAACCGTGTCCAAGGGGAGGGGAACCGGAGGGGAAGGCAATCTTGGGATCAGTCCAGGTGTTCCAGGCCTCGAGCTTGGCCCAAAGGCAGGGTTGAGCTGGAAGAAtgaggagagcgaggagatTGGGGAGCCAATTGACTTTGTGTATGCGTTTCGGCTGAACAAGGTCCGTTATTCACGACGGAGGGAGAGGTTTGTTCAGAAGTATACCAAGGGAATTGTGTTCTCGCAGCCGATCTCGTTCGATCCGCGCAACGTCGCCGAGCCTGAAGTTGTCCCTGAAGTTGTCCCAGTACAGTCGGAGTATGAGattgaggatgaaggagtGGAACTACTAAGGCTAGAAGAGATATCCCAAGATGAGTTTGGTATTACGGGCCAAGAAGTCTTGGATGAAGGTGGTGAGGCTTGTACACTGCTTGCGCCTTGA
- a CDS encoding uncharacterized protein (COG:S;~EggNog:ENOG410Q1TY;~InterPro:IPR000845,IPR027417,IPR035994,IPR002110, IPR020683,IPR002182,IPR036770;~PFAM:PF12796,PF00023,PF13857,PF01048,PF13637, PF13606,PF00931;~go_function: GO:0003824 - catalytic activity [Evidence IEA];~go_function: GO:0005515 - protein binding [Evidence IEA];~go_function: GO:0043531 - ADP binding [Evidence IEA];~go_process: GO:0009116 - nucleoside metabolic process [Evidence IEA]), protein MSASRKTLTCLDYTVGWISALPLEIAAARAMLDDVHSPLPVRENDSNVYYLGEIAGHNIVLTFLPSGVYGNTSATAAAIQMKSAFPCIKYGLMVGIGGGAPSTLNDIRLGDVVVSKPTAQFGGVVQYDFGKTLADGVFHQTGVLNKPPEALLKAVAQLQANHIMGKKSMPLHLKMAAETYPAMHESFIYPRQNQDVLFHESYPHQGPSSSACEGICDVKKSVDRKTRPSALPEIHYGLIASANQVMRDAKTRDRLSEKFGILCFDMEAAGLMDHLPCLVIRGISDYADSHKDRAWQKYAAATAAAYAKELLYTSIPGTTPGEQAPASIKVKIPIPKAKVFGRQHELQMIKECFSIPEKPTKPAVLWGLSGCGKTQLALNYVDTEKDHYDSVLWVNSSSISVITDSFEQIARLIPSGFSPEKIAVERVLEWLEQDSNRSWMIIYDNIPYVGDTGRNWHGAFDIRKYLPSCKHGHAVLVTTSCHLHSRLNFSGIHVQGLDEDAGAEVILQYANIESPDESTTATAGSISRKLGGLPLALEQAGSFLSYGLVSIKDYSRRFETGFRNETLKAHTRAYIGSYEKEQTLWTVFDMLHETLGQRNSDSLKLLHLAVFLGTGYVPFRLLVSGKSSTYPAGTSDNANSDIISWLEDISNDFSRLPSALGEIENTGLVKFMRNRSDNIVDTIVIHDLVQSFIRAKMTKQDILENAAASIFLSAKTYLSNGIMEDDEAMRSHSHRLSTVLNTFLSTVPRDLIQPPHGEYFMLFGSVAPLYARACRLKGELQKARDAWEICLQYRLVTEGSRWPRTEVQLNELLEAADVDLRLGHLDSALEKYASVVRHCPVVRSDQNDIMIRASASLRDAREIHARRESDFQRAIATQRATKSASEEPNQASDIGDEEWEMIMRYEETFNLFGPMDRETFQHGSALAAYYKEHDLPTKEETYREIIWKYHVASAGSSNPVTVASLFELCLCYGKNGKLREKLRGDLYDAPVYAGYHESSEFSRLLLEMETLDILAAFKIDDKDTAWNLLNRHDTMTAIFWASAVGSIELRDTLLYHFTKTDFPAVCLFLHLKAVYGQGSAFKVPCKSDIDICQSDIDFSRGLQQAAKWGYVSVVQGFLENNIDTSFADSSGKAALHLAAERGDIFTVLMLLEHGVDTSQADCYGRTALHYAVKGRDTELLKTLVESCGKAINEQDNHGETALHYASMGQDSSKVYLLVNHGANVTLKDNNGDTPLHYATRGRRMESVKVLLEFGSDPTQANNDGQTLLHCGLHAGLDLFKLLLKHAGDVSQTDSRGRAVIHYAAELGHTDIVKAILDRAANIDTTDNRGNTALHLAAGRGNHAVTQLLLNADADRFVENNFENTALELAFQGGHEKTVDLILSQSLKKRDPYGQTFLHRAARKPEDMSFFYAVIGPSNDIINATDNHGRTALHVAAASGNLFAVQMLLDNGANHQIESYGGESPLEDALMQRTEAGGTSKGDIALEEVIRLLRKAGSGPENAERRSFSYKGTYNDKASLEKGTWHGYSVDPSLI, encoded by the exons ATGTCGGCGTCGAGAAAGACTCTGACATGTCTTGATTACACAGTCGGCTGGATCAGCGCCTTGCCGCTCGAGATTGCAGCCGCGAGGGCAATGCTCGACGATGTCCACTCCCCACTGCCCGTACGAGAAAACGATAGCAACGTCTATTACTTGGGTGAAATTGCTGGGCATAATATTGTCCTCACATTTCTACCTTCTGGCGTATACGGTAACACCTCTGCCACTGCAGCAGCCATACAAATGAAGTCTGCTTTCCCATGTATCAAATACGGCCTCATGGTTgggattggtggtggtgcacCCAGCACCTTGAATGACATTCGCCTTGGAGATGTCGTAGTAAGCAAACCAACTGCTCAGTTTGGCGGGGTCGTCCAGTATGACTTTGGCAAGACGTTGGCGGATGGTGTATTCCACCAAACAGGAGTCTTGAACAAGCCGCCGGAGGCTCTCTTAAAGGCCGTTGCGCAACTCCAGGCGAATCATATTATGGGCAAAAAAAGCATGCCTTTACACTTGAAGATGGCGGCCGAGACATATCCGGCCATGCATGAATCTTTCATCTATCCTAGACAGAACCAGGACGTCCTCTTTCATGAATCTTACCCCCACCAGGGACCTTCCAGCTCTGCCTGCGAAGGCATATGCGATGTGAAGAAAAGTGTTGATCGTAAAACAAGGCCATCAGCACTGCCTGAAATACATTACGGTCTCATAGCTTCCGCAAACCAGGTTATGAGAGATGCAAAAACACGCGATCGACTCTCGGAGAAATTCGGAATTTTATGCTTTGACatggaagctgcaggatTGATGGACCACCTTCCATGTCTTGTCATTCGAGGGATATCTGACTATGCAGACTCCCACAAGGACAGAGCATGGCAGAAgtatgcagcagcaacagcggcTGCCTACGCGAAAGAGCTCCTATATACTTCCATCCCTGGCACAACTCCCGGCGAACAGGCCCCGGCCAGTATCAAGGTGAAGATCCCAATTCCAAAAGCAAAGGTATTTGGACGCCAGCATGAGTTGCAGATGATTAAAGAGTGCTTCAGCATCCCAGAAAAACCTACAAAACCCGCTGTTCTTTGGGGGCTCAGTGGATGTGGCAAGACGCAACTGGCACTTAACTACGTCGATACAGAGAAGGATCACTATGATTCTGTTCTCTGGGTCAATTCGTCATCCATATCGGTAATAACAGATTCGTTTGAGCAAATAGCCCGGCTTATACCTTCTGGCTTCTCCCCCGAGAAAATAGCTGTTGAAAGAGTGCTCGAGTGGCTAGAACAGGACTCCAATCGATCCTGGATGATCATCTACGATAATATCCCGTACGTTGGCGATACTGGCCGCAACTGGCATGGGGCCTTTGATATCCGAAAATATCTGCCTTCGTGTAAACACGGACATGCTGTACTTGTGACGACTTCATGCCATTTACATTCACGTTTGAACTTTTCGGGAATTCACGTACAAGGCCTTGATGAGGACGCTGGTGCTGAGGTCATCCTACAGTATGCCAATATTGAGTCCCCTGATGAGTCCA caaccgcaacagccgGAAGTATTTCTCGCAAGCTGGGTGGCTTGCCTCTTGCCCTCGAGCAAGCGGGATCGTTCCTATCATACGGCCTCGTTTCAATAAAGGATTACAGCAGGCGATTTGAAACAGGATTTCGGAATGAAACACTGAAAGCACATACCAGGGCGTACATTGGATCCTACGAAAAGGAGCAGACTCTCTGGACCGTGTTTGACATGTTACATGAGACGCTGGGCCAGCGCAATTCGGACTCCCTGAAACTTTTACACTTGGCTGTTTTCCTGGGCACGGGATATGTGCCATTCAGATTACTAGTTTCTGGCAAATCCTCGACCTACCCTGCAGGAACGTCTGATAATGCGAACTCTGACATAATATCATGGCTGGAGGACATATCGAATGATTTTAGTCGACTGCCCTCAGCACTTGGAGAAATTGAGAACACTGGCCTCGTGAAGTTTATGCGTAACAGGTCAGATAACATTGTCGATACCATCGTCATTCACGACCTTGTTCAGTCTTTTATTCGAGCCAAGATGACGAAACAAGACATATTGGAAAATGCAGCTGCTTCAATCTTTCTCAGCGCCAAAACATACCTGAGCAACGGGATAatggaggatgacgaggctATGagaagccacagccacagacTAAGTACAGTTCTAAATACCTTCTTATCCACTGTTCCTCGAGACCTCATTCAACCCCCGCATGGCGAATACTTCATGCTTTTTGGTTCCGTGGCACCGCTGTATGCCCGTGCTTGCCGTCTCAAGGGGGAGCTTCAAAAGGCGAGAGACGCCTGGGAGATATGCCTACAGTATCGGCTAGTGACTGAGGGGAGTCGATGGCCTAGAACCGAGGTGCAATTAAACGAGCTCCTTGAAGCTGCCGATGTTGACTTAAGGCTCGGGCATCTTGACAGTGCTCTTGAAAAGTATGCCTCAGTGGTCCGTCACTGCCCCGTGGTCAGGTCTGACCAAAACGATATCATGATCAGAGCATCTGCATCCCTGCGTGACGCTCGCGAGATCCACGCACGACGCGAGTCAGACTTCCAGCGAGCCATTGCGACCCAAAGAGCGACCAAGTCGGCTTCCGAAGAACCGAACCAGGCCTCAGATATAGGCGATGAAGAGTGGGAGATGATAATGCGGTACGAAGAAACATTTAATCTCTTCGGCCCAATGGATAGGGAGACTTTTCAGCATGGTTCAGCCCTTGCAGCTTACTACAAGGAGCATGACCTACCGACGAAAGAGGAGACGTACAGGGAAATTATTTGGAAATACCATGTTGCTTCAGCGGGTTCCTCGAACCCCGTTACTGTTGCTTCACTGTTCGAACTGTGTCTTTGCTACGGAAAGAATGGGAAGTTGAGAGAGAAGCTCCGTGGCGATTTATATGACGCTCCTGTATATGCTGGGTATCATGAGTCTTCCGAATTCTCGAGACTGCTCCTGGAGATGGAAACACTAGACATTCTAGCAGCGTTCAAGATTGACGACAAGGACACCGCTTGGAACCTGCTCAATCGACATGACACAATGACTGCCATTTTCTGGGCATCAGCGGTGGGAAGCATAGAGTTACGAGATACATTGCTTTACCATTTCACAAAGACAGACTTTCCCGCTGTTTGCCTTTTTCTCCACCTGAAGGCTGTTTATGGACAGGGTTCTGCATTCAAAGTGCCCTGTAAGAGCGATATAGACATCTGCCAATCGGATATTGACTTTTCACGAGGCCTCCAGCAGGCAGCAAAATGGGGCTACGTCTCAGTTGTCCAGGGATTCCTGGAGAATAACATTGATACTTCCTTTGCAGACAGCTCTGGGAAAGCGGCTCTTCACCTCGCCGCTGAAAGGGGTGATATTTTCACAGTCTTAATGCTTTTGGAGCATGGAGTGGACACCTCTCAAGCAGACTGCTATGGTCGAACAGCTCTGCATTACGCGGTTAAGGGAAGAGATACGGAACTACTCAAGACGCTTGTTGAGAGCTGTGGTAAAGCAATAAATGAACAAGATAACCACGGTGAGACGGCTCTACACTATGCCTCTATGGGACAGGATTCCTCAAAGGTATATCTACTGGTTAACCATGGAGCCAATGTCACACTGAAGGATAACAACGGAGACACACCTCTACACTACGCGACAAGAGGGCGTCGTATGGAATCTGTCAAGGTACTGCTCGAATTCGGGAGTGATCCAACCCAGGCGAATAATGATGGTCAAACGTTGCTCCATTGTGGATTGCATGCCGgattagatttatttaagCTACTGCTCAAGCATGCCGGTGATGTTTCCCAAACTGACAGCCGTGGTCGAGCAGTCATCCACTACGCTGCTGAGCTTGGGCATACAGACATTGTGAAAGCTATACTCGACAGAGCCGCCAATATCGATACGACAGATAATCGCGGTAACACGGCATTGcatcttgctgctgggcgaGGAAATCATGCGGTGACTCAGTTGCTCCTAAACGCAGATGCGGATAGGTTCGTGGAGAATAATTTCGAGAATACAGCCCTTGAGCTGGCGTTCCAGGGAGGGCACGAGAAGACGGTAGATCTAATCCTGAGCCAGTCACTGAAGAAAAGGGACCCATACGGACAGACTTTCCTACACCGCGCAGCCAGGAAGCCAGAAGATATGAGCTTCTTCTACGCCGTCATTGGACCGTCAAATGATATTATAAATGCTACAGACAACCATGGGCGCACTGCCTTGCATGTCGCCGCTGCGAGCGGGAACCTGTTCGCTGTCCAGATGCTGTTGGATAATGGGGCAAACCATCAAATTGAAAGCTATGGTGGTGAATCGCCTCTGGAAGATGCGTTGATGCAACGGACCGAGGCAGGTGGAACCTCCAAGGGTGATATAGCGCTTGAAGAAGTTATTCGGTTGCTGCGTAAAGCTGGTTCAGGACCTGAGAATGCTGAGCGGCGGAGCTTCTCCTACAAAGGAACTTACAATGACAAAGCCTCATTAGAGAAGGGGACGTGGCATGGGTACTCCGTGGATCCAAGTTTGATTTAG
- a CDS encoding uncharacterized protein (COG:S;~EggNog:ENOG410PMDE) — translation MAARLSRSLLQANCRRIAAPALRATPRAAIASASAGFLARRNVRSTAAAPWTSRVPQVNIARYAHTESGPSAEQQGAIPSVVEVKGNPVTERHWTSQELPIVDALIEPQTIHHFIEFLASGVLPNGKKTDLALLNRDEIDLFMAPSAEWAPAPFNKSDLPAIYNMMSRILSVESNALCQVGFNIHSAKNRLWEGLVPVSAERWLQKDLNNPANFDIAHEYLTSVIAVFEYLNIGPLRNKMRDSFNRMSDDLQAMQDALNARRKAQTPSLPEINLPALWMEFFHAKYEVITSTSHSWVLARLAEMRGRLVNELMALSPDDTDSPEFKKFTERWQALIGVGLMADLNIWMFMEGYNGYQAPSEVVAGLHQPDLKNLDVNSDLNSLMWERLTQRIEAQDEAAKVHGPEVKNLEPARRERISVTTEVQDELRTKIRGASPPQPPSAAPWIQLVLRSQQSILRQPESERARYGFGLAIYRSAYDVSDEQWETLRRDVEAHLSAWGNGVPGADEVKPLFKLHWFECKDLGVDTNDSPAVVEAAKKHFQEIRSSGEYERKIDGSAFLLVDPWTVASYTNKDAVPLATEPGNLPGDFQPHVLAVDADFKPRATPETEKKDESAKSETEADADKQSPPPEYQGHVRIQGNLVWSELYPLLSSKSAELERLWPLAREHPEKVYTGLTVPSQVAPWKEHNSLKRFMADGFTDFLKNKDPKAAETLERMRKSGTTSL, via the exons ATGGCTGCTAGACTTTCGAGAAGCCTGCTTCAGGCTAATTGCCGCCGTATCGCCGCCCCTGCTCTGCGCGCGACACCTCGCGCCGCCattgccagtgccagtgccgGTTTCTTGGCCCGCCGTAATGTCCGGAGCACCGCCGCCGCGCCTTGGACTTCCCGCGTCCCACAGGTGAACATCGCCCGGTATGCTCATACGGAGTCTGGCCCATCCGCAGAGCAACAGGGTGCCATTCCCTCTGTCGTCGAGGTGAAAGGGAACCCCGTCACTGAGAGACACTGGACGAGCCAGGAGTTGCCAATCG TGGATGCCTTGATCGAGCCCCAGACTATCCACCACTTCATTGAATTCCTCGCATCTGGCGTTCTGCCTAATGGAAAGAAAACCGATTTGGCTTTGCTCAATCGAGATGAGATTGACCTTTTCATGGCCCCAAGTGCCGAGTGGGCGCCCGCTCCGTTCAACAAGAGCGACCTCCCGGCTATATACAACATGATGAGCCGTATCCTGAGCGTGGAGTCCAACGCACTCTGTCAGGTTGGATTCAATATCCACTCAGCAAAGAATCGCCTGTGGGAGGGCCTTGTTCCGGTCTCCGCCGAGCGATGGCTCCAGAAGGATctcaacaaccccgccaatTTCGACATTGCACATGAATACCTGACGTCTGTGATTGCTGTTTTTGAGTACCTGAACATTGGGCCGCTGCGTAACAAAATGCGCGACTCGTTTAACCGGATGTCGGATGATTTGCAAGCCATGCAGGATGCGCTGAATGCCCGGCGTAAGGCGCAAACCCCCTCTCTCCCGGAGATCAACCTACCAGCCCTCTGGATGGAATTCTTCCACGCAAAATACGAGGTTATAACTAGCACCTCCCATTCTTGGGTTCTGGCTCGCCTTGCTGAGATGCGGGGGCGTTTGGTAAACGAGTTGATGGCTCTCTCGCCCGATGATACAGACAGCCCGGAATTCAAAAAGTTTACGGAGCGGTGGCAGGCTCTTATCGGAGTCGGTTTAATGGCTGATTTGAACATCTGGATGTTCATGGAAGGGTATAACGGCTACCAAGCCCCATCCGAGGTCGTTGCTGGACTACACCAGCCCGACCTAAAGAACCTTGACGTAAACTCGgacctcaacagcctcatgTGGGAGCGGCTAACACAGCGCATTGAGGCCCAGGATGAGGCAGCAAAGGTTCACGGCCCAGAAGTGAAAAACCTCGAGCCGGCCCGCCGTGAGCGCATCTCTGTCACCACAGAAGTCCAGGATGAACTGCGGACAAAGATCCGCGGCGCGTCGCCGCCCCAGCCGCCATCTGCAGCCCCTTggatccagctcgtcctTCGGAGCCAGCAGTCAATCTTGCGACAGCCTGAATCGGAAAGGGCGAGGTATGGCTTCGGCCTGGCGATTTATCGCTCAGCGTACGACGTGTCTGATGAGCAGTGGGAGACGCTACGTCGGGACGTGGAAGCCCATCTTTCCGCTTGGGGAAATGGGGTGCCGGGAGCCGACGAAGTCAAGCCCCTGTTCAAGCTACACTGGTTTGAGTGCAAGGATCTTGGTGTCGACACCAATGATTCGCCAGCTGTAGTAGAGGCTGCAAAGAA GCACTTCCAAGAAATCCGGAGCTCGGGCGAGTACGAGCGTAAGATTGACGGCTCTGCTTTCCTCCTGGTCGACCCTTGGACAGTAGCATCATATACAAACAAGGATGCCGTCCCTCTCGCGACTGAGCCAGGAAACCTCCCGGGCGACTTCCAGCCCCATGTCCTAGCCGTTGATGCAGACTTTAAACCCCGAGCCACCCCCGAAaccgaaaagaaagacgaaaGCGCCAAGTCCGAGACCGAGGCCGACGCGGACAAGCAATCTCCGCCCCCTGAATACCAAGGCCACGTTCGCATTCAAGGGAACCTTGTCTGGAGCGAGCTGTACCCATTGCTATCGTCAAAGTCAGCGGAGCTAGAGCGCCTGTGGCCGTTGGCTAGGGAGCATCCAGAGAAGGTCTACACGGGCTTGACGGTACCGAGCCAGGTAGCACCGTGGAAAGAGCACAATTCCCTGAAGAGGTTTATGGCCGACGGCTTTACGGATTTTCTGAAGAACAAGGATCCTAAGGCGGCTGAGACACTTGAGCGGATGAGAAAGTCGGGTACTACTAGTCTTTGA
- a CDS encoding uncharacterized protein (COG:S;~EggNog:ENOG410PVIF), producing the protein MIMVTPTHIVDPDGEVIIMLRNSNSPLAEPEEDMLGNEFSHTDDIQIPAEEPAPEEPAPEEPAPEEPAPEEPAPEEPAPEEPAPEEPALEEPAPEEPVPGEPVPEGPAEAQTEERTEIDLEEECCFRIQVSAKHLILASSVFKKILTGGWKESITFLKERSVEITAEGWDIETLLILLRAIHGQQYHIPRKLTLEMLAKIAVLVDYYDCKESVHIWATIWIEALEENIPRTYCRDLFLWLWVSWAFQLPAQFKESTSTALSLSNGWINSLGLPIPAKIIEAMNKQRQENIDSVIRLLYDTRDQLLHGARGCGFECGSIMYGALTKQMLSVGLISPRPAAPFPGWSYEILVQQVLSFRVPRWYGAYRSSEHNCPDTSFATLFRILNDTIRGLDLHDLH; encoded by the exons ATGATAATGGTCACTCCAACTCATATTGTCGATCCAGACGGCGAGGTGATCATAATGTTACGCAATTCAAATTCTCCTTTGGCAGAGCCGGAAGAAGACATGCTTGGTAATGAATTCTCTCATACCGATGATATCCAGATTCCCGCCGAAGAGCCTgcccctgaagagcctgcccctgaagagcctgcccctgaagagcctgcccctgaagagcctgcccctgaagagcctgcccctgaagagcctgcccctgaagagcctgcCCTTGAAGAACCTgcccctgaagagcctgTCCCTGGGgagcctgttcctgaaggACCTGCCGAAGCACAAACTGAAGAGCGAACCGAAATCGACCTCGAGGAAGAGTGCTGTTTCCGCATCCAAGTCTCTGCAAAACATCTAATACTTGCTTCCTCTGTCTTCAAGAAAATACTCACTGGTGGTTGGAAGGAAAGTATTACTTTCTTGAAAGAACGCTCAGTTGAGATTACCGCGGAGGGCTGGGATATCGAAACTTTGTTGATCCTTCTTCGTGCTATCCACGGTCAACAATACCATATACCCCGGAAGCTGACCCTTGAGATGCTCGCCAAGATCGCGGTGCTCGTCGATTACTATGATTGTAAGGAGAGCGTGCATATTTGGGCGACTATATGGATCGAGGCTCTGGAGGAAAATATTCCGAGGACATATTGTAGGGATCTCTTTCTGTGGTTATGGGTTTCCTGGGCTTTCCAGCTTCCGGCCCAGTTCAAAGAGTCAACATCAACTGCTTTGTCGTTGAGCAACGGTTGGATTAACAGCCTCGGACTACCAATTCCTGCTAAAATCATAG AAGCAATGAACAAACAGCGACAGGAGAATATCGACAGCGTAATCAGACTACTTTACGATACCCGCGACCAACTCCTACATGGAGCTCGAGGATGTGGCTTTGAGTGCGGCTCGATCATGTACGGGGCTCTCACGAAGCAAATGCTTTCAGTTGGACTGATTTCGCCGAGACCTGCAGCGCCATTCCCTGGTTGGAGCTACGAAATTCTCGTGCAGCAGGTACTGTCATTCAGGGTGCCACGATGGTATGGCGCCTATCGTTCTAGCGAGCACAATTGTCCTGACACGTCATTTGCAACCTTATTTCGGATCTTGAATGATACCATTCGAGGTCTCGACCTGCATGATCTTCATTGA